In Pseudobacteroides sp., one DNA window encodes the following:
- a CDS encoding AraC family transcriptional regulator, with product MFKEFTGKTPFEYIRALRLSRAALLLRDKQPRVVDVAFDFVFDSHEGFTRAFIKQFGVSPKKYSDSPEPIQLFMPQRIRDYYLHNAKRRD from the coding sequence ATTTTCAAGGAATTTACCGGTAAGACACCTTTTGAATATATTAGAGCTTTAAGGTTAAGTAGAGCAGCATTATTGCTTAGAGATAAACAGCCAAGAGTTGTTGATGTAGCATTTGATTTTGTATTTGACTCTCATGAAGGCTTTACAAGAGCTTTTATTAAACAGTTCGGAGTGTCGCCCAAAAAATACAGTGATAGTCCTGAACCGATACAGCTGTTTATGCCCCAGCGTATTCGTGATTATTACCTTCACAATGCAAAAAGGAGAGATTGA